One Microlunatus soli genomic window carries:
- a CDS encoding FAD-dependent oxidoreductase has translation MTGADVVVYGATSAGVCAAVAAAERGASVALVEPGRHLGGMTSGGLGYTDVGDIRVLGGYAARFRQQIAEHYGVPIGHHAGPEPKVAESIFERWLSEAGVDVVLDAPLTDVETSAGSIVGVRCGEHRFDPAVIIDASYEGDLLAAAGVPYRVGREDRSRYGESLAGRQEMMPGRHSFPTGFSPFVDDPTGRREGSLLPGIHDRPLVDVGCGDGGVMSYGYRVCLTQAADRIEPERRPGYDPADFELVRRLLDHYRRTGFELTAGWLIGLTPNLPGGKCDGNSLGPFSLSVLDGSNWSYPDADSDQRELIRQHHLDHTRDFLYFLGHDPAVPSRVREEFLTWGLPPDEFVDTDHLPHQLYVREARRMTSQVLLTQHDLATGRRWPDVVALGSYHLDIREVQRCWRWAYEHPDPVAHVFNEGYLSVAVPPYPIPYRAMLPDRIDNLIVPVCLSASHVAFSSIRMEPQYQMLGHAAGIAAALTVADPTAHGDVHQVRIDALQEKLHDDGQVLDLPGSSRV, from the coding sequence GTGACCGGAGCCGACGTCGTCGTCTACGGGGCGACCAGTGCTGGCGTCTGCGCGGCGGTCGCCGCGGCCGAGCGCGGCGCATCGGTGGCGTTGGTCGAACCGGGGCGACACCTGGGCGGAATGACCTCCGGTGGACTCGGCTACACCGACGTCGGCGACATCCGGGTGCTCGGCGGGTACGCCGCCCGCTTCCGGCAGCAGATCGCCGAACACTACGGGGTGCCGATCGGTCACCATGCCGGGCCGGAGCCGAAGGTCGCCGAGTCGATCTTCGAACGGTGGTTGAGCGAGGCGGGTGTCGACGTCGTCCTGGACGCACCGCTGACCGACGTCGAGACCTCCGCCGGCAGCATCGTCGGCGTTCGCTGCGGCGAGCATCGATTCGACCCGGCGGTGATCATCGACGCGTCGTACGAGGGTGACCTGCTGGCGGCCGCCGGAGTCCCGTACCGGGTCGGCCGCGAGGACCGCAGCCGCTACGGCGAATCGCTGGCCGGCAGGCAGGAAATGATGCCGGGACGGCACAGCTTTCCGACCGGCTTCTCCCCCTTCGTCGACGACCCGACCGGTCGCCGCGAGGGGTCGCTGCTGCCCGGCATCCACGACCGGCCGCTGGTCGACGTCGGCTGCGGCGACGGCGGGGTGATGAGCTACGGCTACCGGGTCTGCCTGACGCAGGCCGCCGACCGGATCGAACCGGAGCGACGCCCGGGCTACGATCCGGCCGATTTCGAACTGGTCCGCCGACTGCTCGACCACTATCGACGGACCGGCTTCGAGCTGACCGCCGGCTGGCTGATCGGCCTGACGCCGAATCTTCCGGGCGGCAAGTGCGACGGCAACTCCCTCGGCCCGTTCTCGCTGTCGGTGCTGGACGGCAGCAACTGGAGCTATCCCGACGCCGATTCCGACCAGCGGGAGCTGATCAGACAGCACCATCTCGATCACACCCGCGACTTCCTCTACTTCCTCGGTCATGACCCGGCGGTACCGTCGCGGGTGCGCGAGGAGTTCCTGACCTGGGGGCTGCCGCCGGACGAGTTCGTCGACACCGACCATCTGCCGCATCAGCTGTATGTCCGCGAAGCCCGCCGGATGACGTCGCAGGTGCTGCTCACCCAACACGACCTCGCCACCGGGCGGCGGTGGCCCGATGTGGTGGCGCTCGGCAGCTATCACCTCGACATCCGCGAGGTGCAACGCTGTTGGCGATGGGCCTACGAACACCCGGATCCGGTGGCACACGTCTTCAACGAGGGCTACCTGTCGGTGGCCGTGCCGCCGTATCCGATCCCGTACCGGGCGATGCTCCCCGACCGGATCGACAACCTCATCGTGCCGGTCTGTCTGTCGGCCTCGCATGTTGCCTTCTCCTCGATCAGGATGGAGCCGCAGTATCAGATGCTCGGCCACGCTGCCGGTATCGCCGCCGCCTTGACCGTCGCCGATCCGACCGCCCACGGTGACGTGCATCAGGTCCGGATCGACGCCCTGCAAGAGAAACTTCACGACGACGGGCAGGTCCTCGACCTGCCGGGAAGCAGCCGGGTATGA
- a CDS encoding alpha-amylase family protein: protein MQLRYDPDLREIRAATYRLRLDGNRPRAELFDPEGRSWGRLNLIASAHPLDGRDTAYPTSGPVVTSATDGRVEIVQELHSSTWQSARVRLDCRPDHLAITFMISPDRPRALDRVTMLGGEAVLPSGATGAFRSGIGFETTFVPAPTEPVSFTRPAAVPATISVTGDADPGRLHGIYSPGPFCYAFGLRTEEDPVTADGWLGCWLRAGIDDCTFTELGYRPLDGGYLLELDYQGHTVIDGGWQLTVVLRPTAGPATALADYREDLRRHGLTPPVLSAPETRPDWWQQPIFCGWGAQCAAAAGSDLAAAELSRQDHYDRWLDRLAGTGIVPGTIVLDDRWQLEYGTAEPDPDRWPDLRGWIADRHAAGQRVLLWWKAWDPTGLPVDECITDQSGRPVAVDPGNPRYRHRLTMIIRRLLAADGLDADGFKIDFTQRTPSGTGMHGTGPWGVAGLHRLLATLADAAKNSKPDALIITHTVNPLFADVTDMIRLNDITERDPGGVPVPVPQQMRMRQLIARSVLPDLPIDTDQWPMPNLEQWLDYTALQPDLGVPALYYTDLIDNSGEPIGDDHLRLVADSWRRYREVIG, encoded by the coding sequence ATGCAGCTCCGCTACGACCCCGACCTCCGGGAGATCCGCGCCGCAACCTACCGGCTGCGGCTCGACGGGAACCGCCCCCGCGCCGAGCTGTTCGACCCCGAGGGTCGCTCCTGGGGCCGGCTGAACCTGATCGCCTCCGCCCATCCACTGGACGGGCGGGACACCGCGTACCCGACGTCCGGTCCGGTCGTCACGTCCGCCACCGACGGCCGTGTCGAGATCGTTCAGGAGCTGCATTCGTCGACATGGCAGTCGGCGCGGGTCCGACTGGACTGCCGACCCGATCACCTCGCGATCACCTTCATGATCAGCCCCGATCGTCCGCGCGCCCTCGACCGGGTCACGATGCTCGGCGGCGAAGCCGTCCTCCCCTCCGGCGCGACGGGCGCCTTCCGTTCCGGCATCGGTTTCGAGACGACCTTCGTCCCGGCACCCACCGAGCCGGTCTCGTTCACCCGACCAGCCGCCGTCCCGGCGACGATCTCGGTCACCGGTGACGCCGACCCCGGCCGGCTGCACGGCATCTACTCCCCCGGACCGTTCTGTTACGCCTTCGGGCTCCGCACCGAGGAGGATCCGGTCACCGCCGATGGTTGGCTCGGCTGCTGGCTGCGGGCCGGCATCGACGACTGCACGTTCACCGAACTCGGCTACCGCCCGCTGGACGGCGGCTATCTGCTGGAGCTGGATTATCAGGGCCACACGGTGATCGACGGCGGCTGGCAACTCACCGTGGTGCTGCGGCCGACGGCGGGCCCGGCGACGGCCCTCGCCGACTACCGCGAAGATCTCCGACGGCACGGCCTGACACCGCCTGTCCTGTCCGCGCCGGAGACCAGGCCGGACTGGTGGCAGCAGCCGATCTTCTGCGGCTGGGGTGCCCAGTGCGCGGCGGCGGCCGGCAGCGACCTGGCTGCCGCGGAGCTGTCCCGCCAGGACCACTACGACCGTTGGCTGGATCGCCTGGCCGGGACCGGCATCGTTCCCGGCACGATCGTGCTCGACGACCGCTGGCAACTCGAGTACGGCACCGCCGAACCGGACCCCGACCGATGGCCCGATCTGCGCGGCTGGATCGCCGATCGGCACGCCGCCGGACAGCGTGTGTTGCTGTGGTGGAAGGCCTGGGATCCGACCGGCCTGCCGGTCGACGAGTGCATCACCGACCAGTCCGGTCGCCCGGTCGCGGTCGATCCGGGCAACCCGCGCTATCGGCATCGGCTGACCATGATCATCCGACGGCTGCTGGCTGCCGACGGACTGGACGCCGACGGCTTCAAGATCGACTTCACCCAACGCACGCCGAGCGGGACCGGAATGCACGGAACAGGACCGTGGGGAGTCGCCGGGCTGCACCGGCTGCTCGCCACTCTCGCCGACGCAGCCAAGAACAGCAAGCCGGATGCCTTGATCATCACCCATACCGTCAATCCGCTCTTCGCCGATGTCACCGACATGATCAGGTTGAACGACATCACCGAGCGGGATCCGGGAGGCGTCCCCGTCCCGGTGCCGCAGCAGATGAGAATGCGACAGCTGATCGCGCGCAGTGTGCTGCCGGACCTGCCGATCGACACCGACCAGTGGCCGATGCCCAACCTCGAGCAGTGGCTGGACTACACCGCACTGCAACCCGACCTGGGCGTTCCGGCTCTCTACTACACAGACCTGATCGACAACTCCGGCGAACCGATCGGCGATGATCATCTTCGACTGGTCGCCGACAGCTGGCGGCGCTACCGCGAGGTGATCGGGTGA